One Sphaeramia orbicularis chromosome 21, fSphaOr1.1, whole genome shotgun sequence DNA window includes the following coding sequences:
- the pou3f3a gene encoding POU domain, class 3, transcription factor 3-A, translated as MLWGMATATSSPYLASSRILSSGSVLHSDRRGGMQPGSTAVTTVSSGYRGDPPVKMVQSDFMQGAMVASNGGHMLSHAHQWVTSLPHAAAAAAAAAVAAAEAGSPWPPGSQAQEGKRNAGREDLHSGSALHHRSAHLVPHQTHPGSWGSASAAHISIAEGQQQQQQQQHQSLIYSQPGGFTVNGMLSSHSGQSLMHSGLVRGESPELDHGSHHHHHHHHHNHHTHHHQHHGVSHEPHSDEDTPTSDDLEHFAKQFKQRRIKLGFTQADVGLALGTLYGNVFSQTTICRFEALQLSFKNMCKLKPLLNKWLEEADSTTGSPTSIDKIATQGRKRKKRTSIEVSVKGALESHFLKCPKPSAQEINSLADSLQLEKEVVRVWFCNRRQKEKRMTPPGLPRTPEDAYSQVGSMGPDTPSPSIDCKRMYSDT; from the coding sequence ATGCTTTGGGGGATGGCAACAGCCACCTCAAGTCCATACCTAGCCAGCAGTAGGATTTTATCGTCCGGCTCAGTCCTTCACTCTGATCGGAGGGGTGGCATGCAGCCGGGCAGCACCGCTGTGACCACAGTGTCTAGTGGATACAGAGGGGACCCTCCAGTTAAGATGGTGCAGAGTGACTTCATGCAGGGAGCCATGGTGGCGAGCAACGGGGGCCACATGCTTAGCCATGCCCACCAGTGGGTGACATCGTTGCCtcacgcagcagcagcagcagccgcagCCGCGGTGGCAGCAGCCGAGGCCGGTTCTCCGTGGCCCCCTGGTTCCCAGGCGCAGGAAGGAAAGAGAAACGCGGGCAGGGAGGACCTCCATTCGGGCTCAGCTCTGCACCACAGGTCTGCACATCTGGTTCCACATCAGACGCACCCTGGAAGTTGGGGGAGCGCCTCGGCGGCGCACATCAGCATCGCGGagggtcagcagcagcagcagcagcagcagcaccagtcCCTCATTTACTCCCAGCCCGGCGGGTTCACAGTCAACGGGATGCTCAGCTCACACAGCGGCCAGAGCCTCATGCACTCCGGGCTGGTGCGCGGAGAGTCCCCGGAGCTGGACCATGGAagtcaccatcaccaccaccaccaccaccataacCACCACACACACCATCACCAGCATCACGGCGTGAGTCACGAGCCGCACTCGGACGAGGACACCCCGACATCGGATGACTTAGAGCATTTCGCCAAACAGTTCAAGCAGCGTCGGATCAAGTTGGGTTTTACGCAGGCGGACGTGGGCTTAGCCCTGGGCACCCTGTATGGGAACGTGTTCTCCCAGACCACAATCTGCCGCTTTGAAGCGCTTCAGCTGAGCTTTAAGAACATGTGCAAGCTGAAGCCTCTGCTGAACAAATGGCTGGAGGAGGCTGATTCCACAACCGGGAGTCCCACCAGCATCGATAAGATCGCTACCCAAGGCAGGAAGAGGAAAAAGCGCACGTCCATCGAGGTGAGCGTAAAAGGTGCGTTGGAGAGCCACTTCCTCAAGTGTCCCAAGCCCTCCGCGCAGGAGATCAATTCCCTGGCGGACTCACTTCAGCTGGAGAAGGAGGTAGTCCGGGTCTGGTTCTGCAACCGCAGACAGAAGGAGAAGCGCATGACCCCACCTGGACTTCCACGCACCCCGGAGGACGCATATTCACAGGTGGGCAGCATGGGTCCGGACACGCCGTCTCCCTCCATAGACTGCAAGAGGATGTACAGCGACACGTGA